GATCTCGTGGCTCACCACGATCGCGGTGAACCGAAACTTCCGATGCAGCTCGACGATGAGATGGTGGATGGTGTTCACGAGGATCGGGTCCAGGCCGGTGGTGGGCTCGTCGAAGAACACCACCTCCGGCTCGGTGACGAGGGCGCGGGCGATGGCCACTCGCTTCCGCATGCC
This portion of the Candidatus Methylomirabilota bacterium genome encodes:
- a CDS encoding ATP-binding cassette domain-containing protein is translated as GMRKRVAIARALVTEPEVVFFDEPTTGLDPILVNTIHHLIVELHRKFRFTAIVVSHEIPEIFQIADRVAMLHDGVIVDSGTPEAIQASPNPIVQQFIRGEVESLADR